Proteins encoded together in one Sulfoacidibacillus ferrooxidans window:
- a CDS encoding (Fe-S)-binding protein codes for MYTLNIIAFTILAVAALYGFFGGLYQRYEFLTLGQAANRSDHKGDRWRSFARNVLAQGKVLAEPSGIGHFFIFWGFILLGIGELDFFTYGLTGTHIPGFTAPWFTFTQEMLAAFVLVAIIVAAIRRYIWRPMRTEPTFEAGFILFLIFAIVVTIYSVGAFSALEQGVMPGSAAPMSNFLASFFVGINPATAGIIVQISFWVHTLAIFGFLVFIPRSKHLHMIGAMFNSYYRSLEPVGKIRSLDLSDESVEEFGVGNITQFTWKQLLDGYACTECGRCHVSCPATLTGKDLSPKYLILKMKDHLIDTAPALIAQRKMAAGAENLSLTTVFESMPQLIGDVYTEDEIWACTTCRACEEACPVYNEHVSLIVDMRRNLVLTQGSAPGEVNRTFTNLERHSNEWGRPRTARAEWAQDLDIPLMSEVDEPVEYLYYVGTAASFDARNQKIARAFGQLLKQAGVNFAILGKEEESDGDSARRLGNEFLYQELVERNVEIFKNYGVKKIITTDPHAYNAFRKEYADFGFEAEVIHHTELLAQLIDQGKLTPRKPVERKITYHDSCYLGRYNGVYSAPRYILSKIPGIELVEMERSRNKSMCCGAGGGSMFKEETGEQRINVFRTEQALETGATTIATACPYCMTMMIDGTKAKGVEDDIDTYDVAELLLQAI; via the coding sequence GTGTATACGCTCAATATTATTGCTTTCACGATTCTTGCTGTAGCCGCACTATACGGTTTTTTTGGTGGGTTATATCAACGCTATGAATTTCTCACCTTGGGGCAAGCGGCCAATCGTAGTGATCATAAAGGAGATCGGTGGCGCAGTTTTGCGCGCAATGTGCTCGCGCAAGGAAAGGTGTTAGCAGAACCGTCTGGCATTGGTCACTTCTTTATTTTTTGGGGATTTATTTTACTTGGTATAGGGGAACTTGATTTCTTTACTTATGGATTGACAGGAACGCATATACCTGGATTTACTGCCCCATGGTTCACCTTTACACAAGAGATGTTAGCTGCATTTGTCTTGGTGGCGATCATCGTGGCAGCTATTCGACGTTATATCTGGCGTCCTATGAGGACTGAACCGACATTTGAAGCAGGATTTATTTTATTTCTCATTTTTGCAATCGTCGTCACGATATATTCTGTGGGGGCATTTAGTGCATTGGAACAGGGAGTTATGCCAGGGTCTGCCGCACCTATGTCTAACTTTCTCGCCTCGTTTTTTGTAGGTATCAATCCAGCAACTGCTGGGATTATCGTACAAATCTCATTCTGGGTGCATACACTCGCTATTTTTGGCTTTCTAGTCTTCATTCCAAGGTCCAAGCACTTACACATGATTGGTGCAATGTTTAATTCGTATTATCGGAGTCTTGAACCTGTGGGGAAAATTCGCTCGCTTGATTTAAGTGATGAGTCTGTTGAGGAGTTTGGTGTAGGTAATATTACTCAGTTTACGTGGAAACAACTTCTTGATGGGTATGCTTGTACAGAGTGTGGTCGGTGCCATGTGAGCTGTCCTGCAACATTGACCGGAAAAGACTTATCTCCTAAGTATTTGATTTTAAAAATGAAAGATCACTTGATAGATACTGCTCCAGCCCTGATAGCACAGAGAAAAATGGCTGCTGGCGCTGAAAATCTCTCTTTAACGACTGTTTTTGAAAGCATGCCACAACTCATTGGCGACGTGTATACGGAAGATGAAATATGGGCGTGCACGACGTGCCGCGCTTGTGAAGAGGCGTGTCCTGTGTATAACGAGCATGTGAGTTTAATTGTAGATATGCGGCGTAACCTCGTATTGACACAAGGTAGCGCACCGGGAGAAGTCAATCGAACATTTACAAACCTTGAGCGTCATTCAAATGAATGGGGACGTCCACGTACGGCGCGTGCTGAGTGGGCACAAGATCTAGATATTCCATTGATGTCTGAAGTTGATGAGCCCGTGGAGTACCTTTACTATGTTGGAACAGCAGCGTCCTTTGATGCCAGGAATCAAAAGATTGCGCGTGCATTCGGTCAGTTGTTAAAGCAAGCTGGAGTCAATTTTGCTATTCTTGGAAAAGAAGAGGAAAGTGATGGAGATTCTGCACGTCGTTTGGGCAACGAATTTTTATATCAAGAATTGGTCGAGCGCAATGTGGAGATCTTCAAAAATTATGGTGTGAAAAAAATAATTACAACAGATCCACATGCGTATAACGCATTCCGTAAGGAGTATGCGGATTTTGGATTTGAGGCTGAAGTGATTCATCATACGGAACTATTAGCTCAATTGATAGATCAGGGAAAATTGACGCCAAGAAAGCCTGTAGAGAGAAAAATTACTTATCATGACTCTTGTTATTTGGGCAGATATAACGGAGTGTATTCTGCTCCGCGGTATATCCTAAGTAAGATTCCTGGGATCGAACTCGTTGAAATGGAGCGTAGCCGCAATAAAAGTATGTGTTGTGGTGCGGGGGGCGGCTCGATGTTTAAGGAAGAGACTGGAGAACAAAGAATCAATGTGTTTCGCACAGAACAGGCTTTAGAGACAGGTGCAACAACGATTGCTACAGCTTGTCCATACTGTATGACTATGATGATCGATGGAACCAAAGCTAAAGGTGTAGAAGATGACATCGATACATACGATGTCGCAGAATTATTGTTACAAGCAATATAA
- the fdhD gene encoding formate dehydrogenase accessory sulfurtransferase FdhD yields the protein MDQPLTRIRSVVEFDAHTFIAGTTEVVTEYALTVFVDGQEFATLVCTPADFSELVVGFIASEGLLEKIEDMRSLEVDEEGGVAFVRMQRKVEINPDHFAKRYITSCCGKGRQSYYFYNDAQTAPVTTIGPLLTPFEVTELVSKMQSQSDLFLETGGVHNAALCDSSQIVASRADIGRHNALDKLFGYMLQQHVSAQDKVMVFSGRISSEVLLKVAKMKVGVLLSKSAPTDMALQMAEELGITAIGFARGDRFKVYTHPERIVM from the coding sequence ATGGATCAGCCGCTAACGAGAATTCGGAGTGTGGTTGAGTTTGACGCACATACGTTTATAGCGGGAACCACTGAAGTGGTAACTGAATATGCACTGACTGTCTTTGTTGACGGACAGGAATTTGCAACGCTAGTATGTACTCCCGCCGACTTTTCGGAACTTGTCGTAGGATTTATTGCCTCAGAAGGACTTTTAGAAAAAATAGAGGATATGCGTTCCCTAGAAGTGGATGAAGAAGGTGGCGTTGCTTTTGTGCGAATGCAACGCAAAGTGGAGATTAATCCGGATCATTTTGCCAAGCGATACATCACTTCATGTTGTGGAAAAGGTAGGCAGTCCTACTATTTTTATAATGATGCTCAAACGGCACCAGTGACAACGATAGGTCCTTTGCTGACGCCGTTCGAAGTGACTGAGTTAGTTTCAAAAATGCAATCGCAATCTGATCTTTTCTTAGAAACTGGCGGAGTACACAATGCTGCTTTGTGTGATTCATCACAAATTGTTGCATCGCGTGCCGACATCGGCAGGCATAATGCGTTAGATAAACTTTTTGGATATATGCTGCAACAACATGTATCCGCACAGGATAAAGTCATGGTATTTAGTGGGCGCATTTCGTCTGAAGTACTACTGAAAGTAGCGAAAATGAAAGTAGGCGTTTTGTTGTCTAAGTCAGCACCAACAGATATGGCGTTACAAATGGCAGAGGAATTGGGAATTACAGCGATCGGATTTGCTCGTGGAGATCGCTTTAAAGTATATACGCATCCTGAGCGCATCGTGATGTAG
- a CDS encoding acetyl-CoA C-acetyltransferase has protein sequence MRSVIVSAARTPFGRFGGALSSMKAVDLGGIVIREALARAGVAPEQVDEVIMGMVLQAGAGQIPSRQAARIAGLPWDTPTETINKVCASGLRAVTMADQFIRSGDIEVAVAGGMESMSNAPYVLPGARFGLRMGDAPVIDVMQHDGLMCAFHNVHMAVHGSLVAKEYGITREAQDEFALRSQQRAVRAIDRGTLREEIVPVRVVGKKGEVLVDTDEAPRRDTDLAKLAALPPVFDPTGSVTAGNAPGVNDGAGALVVMSEQRAKAEQREVLATILGHAEVGADAPYIATTPGLAVVKLLKKTGVALSDIRLFEVNEAFAAVTLTSQEIVKWDPEKVNVNGGAVAFGHPIGASGARILMTLIYELRRRGGGLGIAAICSGAAQGDAILVEV, from the coding sequence ATGCGAAGTGTTATTGTTTCTGCGGCTAGGACGCCATTTGGTCGATTTGGAGGGGCGCTTTCATCGATGAAAGCGGTTGATTTGGGCGGCATTGTGATTCGTGAGGCGCTTGCACGAGCAGGAGTTGCACCTGAGCAGGTAGATGAAGTCATTATGGGCATGGTGCTTCAGGCAGGTGCTGGGCAAATTCCATCACGGCAGGCTGCGCGGATAGCGGGGTTGCCATGGGATACGCCAACTGAGACGATCAATAAAGTGTGTGCATCTGGGCTTCGCGCAGTCACGATGGCTGATCAGTTTATTCGCTCTGGCGATATTGAAGTGGCTGTGGCAGGTGGTATGGAGAGTATGTCTAATGCACCCTATGTGTTACCAGGTGCGCGTTTTGGGCTGCGTATGGGTGATGCACCTGTGATTGATGTGATGCAACACGATGGTCTCATGTGCGCTTTTCACAATGTTCATATGGCTGTGCATGGTTCTCTTGTGGCCAAAGAATATGGAATCACTCGTGAAGCACAAGATGAGTTTGCTTTACGATCGCAGCAGCGTGCAGTGCGTGCCATCGATCGTGGGACGTTGCGCGAAGAGATTGTTCCTGTGCGTGTTGTAGGCAAAAAAGGCGAGGTGCTCGTCGACACGGATGAAGCGCCAAGACGTGATACGGATCTTGCTAAGTTGGCAGCCTTACCGCCCGTTTTTGATCCGACTGGAAGTGTTACGGCAGGTAACGCACCTGGTGTAAACGACGGAGCGGGAGCACTTGTGGTCATGAGCGAGCAACGCGCAAAGGCGGAGCAGCGTGAAGTGCTAGCGACCATTTTAGGTCATGCCGAAGTGGGTGCAGATGCGCCGTATATCGCGACAACTCCTGGGCTTGCCGTTGTAAAATTACTAAAGAAAACTGGTGTAGCGCTTTCTGATATTCGGTTATTTGAAGTCAATGAAGCGTTTGCTGCGGTGACGCTAACTAGCCAAGAAATTGTGAAATGGGATCCTGAGAAGGTCAATGTAAATGGTGGTGCAGTTGCTTTTGGGCATCCGATTGGAGCAAGTGGAGCGCGTATATTGATGACGTTAATCTATGAATTGCGGCGTCGTGGCGGTGGCCTTGGAATAGCAGCTATATGTAGCGGCGCGGCTCAAGGCGATGCCATTTTGGTTGAAGTATAA
- a CDS encoding 3-hydroxybutyryl-CoA dehydrogenase, whose product MGNYQRVMVIGAGQMGSGIVQVAAQAGCEVVMQDIKEEYTERGKRTIEASLQRFVKKGQLSEEETAVIMGRVTTTTDINQAKSAQIVIEAATEQLAIKKEIFMKLDQIAPKETVLATNTSSLPVTELAAVTNRPEQVIGMHFMNPVPMMKLVEVIRALQTSDETFNGVMKFAEQLGKKPVAVQDFPGFISNRILMPMINEAVYCLYEGVAEPEAIDEIMKLGMNHPMGPLQLADFIGLDTCLYIMEVLYDGFGDSKYRPCPLLRKYVTAGWLGKKSGRGFYVYA is encoded by the coding sequence ATGGGGAATTACCAACGCGTGATGGTCATTGGGGCCGGACAAATGGGTAGTGGTATCGTTCAAGTGGCAGCACAAGCAGGTTGTGAGGTCGTGATGCAAGATATTAAAGAAGAGTATACGGAGCGTGGCAAACGCACCATAGAAGCTAGTTTACAGCGCTTTGTGAAGAAAGGGCAGTTGTCTGAAGAAGAAACGGCAGTGATTATGGGAAGAGTGACAACCACTACGGATATCAATCAGGCAAAGTCAGCACAGATCGTGATTGAAGCTGCAACGGAACAGCTGGCGATTAAAAAAGAAATTTTTATGAAACTCGATCAAATTGCACCTAAAGAAACGGTACTCGCGACCAATACATCTTCTTTGCCTGTAACTGAGCTTGCGGCAGTTACAAACAGGCCGGAACAAGTAATCGGCATGCATTTTATGAATCCAGTCCCGATGATGAAGTTAGTTGAAGTCATTCGCGCACTTCAAACTTCGGATGAAACATTTAATGGTGTGATGAAGTTTGCTGAGCAACTTGGTAAAAAACCAGTTGCAGTGCAAGATTTTCCGGGCTTTATCTCTAATCGAATATTGATGCCAATGATCAATGAAGCAGTGTATTGTTTATACGAAGGCGTGGCCGAACCAGAAGCCATCGATGAAATTATGAAACTTGGGATGAATCATCCCATGGGCCCGTTACAACTGGCCGACTTTATTGGACTTGATACGTGTTTGTATATTATGGAAGTATTGTATGATGGATTTGGCGATTCTAAGTATCGCCCTTGTCCGTTGCTGCGCAAATACGTAACTGCAGGTTGGCTTGGTAAGAAGTCAGGGCGGGGATTTTATGTATATGCGTAA
- a CDS encoding acyl-CoA dehydrogenase gives MGVELRLSSEQQAMRKLVRDFATRVIAPRAQYIDETDAFPRSIVRQMGELGLLGLPIPEDIGGVGADYVSYMLAIEEISYASAALGVILAVHTSVGTLPIFHFGTEEQRQYYVPKLASGEWLGAFALTEPNAGSDAQSIQTRAVRDGDHYRLTGNKVFITNGGEADVYTVFAVTESGVGAHGMSAFIVQKDTPGFRVGKKERKMGLNGSSTAELIFDEALVPIANRLGDEGDGFKIAMSQLDGGRIGIAAQALGISRAAFDAAKGYVEQRRQFGRPLADFQSIQMTLADLAMKIEVARLLTYRAATLRAQGIACTMEASMAKLFSTDAAMYVTTEAVQLFGGYGYTKDFPVERLMRDAKVTQIYEGTNQIQRIVIAKSLANKEYI, from the coding sequence ATGGGCGTGGAATTGAGACTGAGCTCAGAACAGCAGGCCATGCGCAAACTTGTCCGCGACTTTGCTACGCGGGTCATTGCGCCACGAGCACAGTATATCGATGAAACAGATGCTTTTCCTCGTAGTATTGTTCGTCAGATGGGAGAATTGGGTCTGCTTGGCTTGCCAATCCCTGAAGATATTGGGGGAGTTGGAGCAGACTATGTATCCTATATGCTTGCCATTGAGGAGATTAGTTACGCAAGTGCAGCGCTTGGCGTCATTCTCGCTGTGCATACGTCTGTTGGCACATTGCCCATCTTTCATTTTGGAACAGAGGAACAGCGTCAGTATTATGTGCCAAAGCTTGCATCGGGAGAATGGCTTGGAGCATTTGCGCTGACCGAGCCTAATGCCGGATCTGATGCGCAAAGTATTCAAACGCGCGCGGTACGGGATGGAGATCATTATCGTTTAACTGGTAACAAGGTATTTATTACAAATGGTGGCGAAGCAGACGTTTACACCGTGTTTGCTGTGACTGAATCGGGCGTGGGCGCACACGGCATGTCTGCCTTTATTGTACAAAAAGATACACCAGGTTTTCGAGTCGGAAAAAAGGAACGAAAGATGGGCTTAAATGGTTCATCTACTGCTGAGCTGATCTTTGATGAAGCGCTCGTGCCGATTGCCAATCGCCTTGGTGATGAGGGTGATGGGTTTAAGATTGCCATGTCTCAGCTAGATGGCGGGAGAATCGGAATAGCGGCACAAGCGCTTGGCATTTCGCGCGCAGCATTTGATGCGGCAAAAGGATATGTTGAACAACGCCGCCAATTTGGCAGGCCGCTTGCTGATTTTCAATCGATACAAATGACACTTGCTGATTTAGCGATGAAAATTGAGGTTGCAAGGTTGTTGACTTATCGGGCTGCAACGTTGCGTGCACAAGGCATAGCCTGTACGATGGAGGCATCGATGGCGAAACTTTTTTCCACAGATGCGGCTATGTATGTAACGACAGAAGCGGTACAGTTGTTTGGTGGGTATGGCTACACAAAAGATTTTCCTGTAGAGCGTTTGATGCGCGATGCAAAAGTGACACAGATCTATGAAGGAACAAACCAAATTCAACGAATTGTCATAGCGAAAAGTTTAGCCAATAAAGAATATATATAG
- a CDS encoding acyl-CoA dehydrogenase, with the protein MNFTLTEEQEALRKLVRDFAAREVAPSAAQRDEDEVFDRTIFDKMGKIGLTGIPWPEEYGGAGLDFLSYVIAIEELSRVCASTGVTLSAHVSLASWPIYKFGSEEQKQKYLKPLALGQKLGAYGLTEPSAGTDAASLRTTAVRDGDHFILNGTKMFTTNGGEADTYVVFATTDASKKAKGVTAFIVEKGMPGFTFGKKEKKMGIRSSPTLELIFDQCHVPVANVLGEEGQGFKIAMMTLDGGRNGIAAQALGIAGGALDASLSYAKGRTQFNRPITDFQAIQFKLADMATQIEAARLLTYQAAWLEDHKLSYGKASAMAKVFASDAAMNVTTEAVQIHGGYGFTRDYPVERFMRDAKITQIYEGTNEVQRIVIAGHVLKD; encoded by the coding sequence ATGAATTTTACCTTAACAGAAGAACAAGAAGCATTGCGCAAACTCGTTCGTGATTTTGCTGCGCGTGAAGTGGCACCAAGTGCAGCACAACGAGATGAAGATGAGGTATTTGATCGAACCATCTTTGATAAAATGGGCAAGATTGGGTTGACGGGAATTCCCTGGCCCGAAGAATACGGTGGCGCCGGATTAGATTTTCTTAGTTACGTGATTGCTATTGAAGAATTGTCACGAGTGTGTGCTTCGACTGGCGTTACGCTGTCAGCCCACGTGTCGTTAGCCTCATGGCCGATCTATAAGTTTGGATCAGAGGAACAAAAGCAGAAATATTTAAAGCCACTTGCTCTGGGTCAAAAATTAGGTGCGTATGGATTAACAGAGCCAAGCGCTGGAACAGATGCAGCCAGTCTTAGGACAACGGCTGTTCGCGATGGCGATCATTTTATCCTAAATGGCACGAAGATGTTTACAACAAATGGTGGTGAGGCAGATACCTATGTCGTCTTTGCTACAACGGATGCGAGTAAAAAAGCAAAGGGTGTCACTGCATTTATTGTAGAAAAAGGAATGCCAGGCTTTACATTTGGCAAGAAAGAAAAGAAGATGGGTATTCGTTCATCCCCGACGCTTGAATTAATCTTTGATCAATGCCACGTCCCAGTGGCTAATGTCCTAGGTGAGGAAGGCCAAGGCTTTAAGATTGCGATGATGACGCTAGATGGTGGGCGCAATGGGATTGCAGCTCAAGCACTTGGTATCGCGGGTGGAGCACTTGATGCATCGCTATCTTATGCAAAAGGCAGAACACAATTTAACCGTCCGATCACAGATTTTCAAGCTATTCAATTTAAGTTAGCGGATATGGCAACACAAATTGAGGCCGCTCGATTGTTGACATATCAAGCGGCATGGCTAGAAGATCATAAGCTTTCTTACGGTAAGGCATCCGCTATGGCTAAAGTATTTGCTTCAGATGCAGCCATGAATGTGACGACTGAGGCTGTTCAAATTCATGGCGGTTATGGATTTACTCGCGACTATCCGGTTGAACGTTTTATGCGGGATGCTAAAATCACGCAAATATATGAAGGTACCAACGAAGTTCAACGTATAGTCATTGCGGGCCATGTGTTAAAAGATTAG
- the meaB gene encoding methylmalonyl Co-A mutase-associated GTPase MeaB, with amino-acid sequence MEQFVKEIARGNTRAIARAISYMEEGGEPAQELLSMLNQRAHAGIGPHIMGITGAPGAGKSSLTDQLLTYLRSCGKRIAVIAVDPSSPFTGGAVLGDRVRMNRHALDPLIFIRSMGTRGSGGGLSRSVRHALQVLYHAPFDVILLETVGVGQAELDIVYVADTVTVVLTPSGGDEVQAAKAGLMEIGDVFLVNKADLPGSANVAKDVQEMLHVTEREDGWDPPVLLSSAVKNDGVKQWWDACEEHFAHLLQEHRLVKRRGRARVQAMHELLQQGLWREMEHKLHEDDKYARMQEQVEIGDRSPEAAVSQILMDIFKSTLRV; translated from the coding sequence GTGGAACAGTTCGTCAAGGAAATCGCACGAGGTAATACGCGCGCAATCGCGCGCGCGATTTCATATATGGAAGAGGGAGGAGAGCCTGCACAGGAACTTCTCTCCATGTTGAATCAACGTGCTCACGCAGGGATCGGCCCCCACATTATGGGCATTACTGGAGCCCCAGGAGCAGGAAAGAGCTCTCTCACAGATCAGTTGTTGACCTATTTGCGTAGCTGTGGGAAACGGATCGCGGTGATTGCGGTAGATCCGAGTAGTCCATTTACTGGTGGTGCAGTGCTTGGTGATCGTGTGCGGATGAACCGTCATGCATTAGATCCTTTGATCTTTATTCGCAGTATGGGAACTAGGGGCAGTGGCGGTGGGCTTTCTCGCTCTGTGCGTCATGCGCTTCAAGTACTGTATCACGCACCGTTTGATGTGATCTTACTGGAGACAGTAGGTGTTGGCCAAGCGGAGTTAGATATTGTCTATGTGGCAGATACGGTCACAGTTGTACTGACACCTTCGGGTGGGGATGAAGTACAGGCTGCAAAGGCTGGGCTTATGGAAATTGGAGATGTATTTCTTGTCAATAAAGCCGATCTTCCAGGATCAGCGAACGTGGCAAAAGATGTGCAGGAAATGCTCCACGTTACAGAGCGAGAGGATGGATGGGATCCACCCGTTCTTCTGTCTTCGGCCGTAAAAAATGACGGTGTAAAACAATGGTGGGATGCTTGTGAAGAGCATTTTGCACATCTCTTGCAAGAGCACCGTTTAGTGAAACGCAGAGGAAGGGCTCGCGTTCAAGCAATGCATGAGCTTTTGCAACAAGGATTGTGGAGAGAGATGGAACACAAATTGCATGAAGATGATAAATATGCACGTATGCAGGAACAAGTTGAGATTGGAGATAGGTCTCCAGAGGCTGCTGTTTCTCAAATACTTATGGATATTTTTAAAAGTACGTTGCGGGTATAA
- the rpoE gene encoding DNA-directed RNA polymerase subunit delta yields MTIQVKLADRTAEQVREMPLIEIAYELLSETREPLYYRDLMAKVANLLNMTQAENDAVIAHLYTDVNIDGRFLCIGENVWGLKSWYPVEKSAERTSSRRFVRKEVAGIDDDDDDLDVEDIELEELELEEEAPFVLPDDDVLEDDEELADDELEFLDGEEDLSDDDDDTEVL; encoded by the coding sequence GTGACGATTCAAGTAAAATTAGCTGATCGCACGGCAGAGCAAGTGCGAGAAATGCCTCTCATTGAGATTGCCTATGAGTTGCTTTCAGAAACGAGAGAACCACTTTACTATCGTGATTTGATGGCTAAAGTAGCGAATTTATTAAATATGACGCAAGCGGAGAACGATGCTGTTATTGCTCATTTGTACACAGATGTAAATATAGACGGGCGTTTTTTATGTATTGGTGAGAATGTTTGGGGCTTAAAGAGTTGGTATCCAGTGGAGAAGAGTGCAGAGCGTACATCAAGTCGCCGTTTTGTTCGCAAGGAAGTGGCCGGTATTGATGATGACGATGATGATCTCGACGTGGAGGATATCGAACTAGAAGAATTGGAACTGGAAGAAGAAGCACCGTTTGTACTGCCAGATGACGATGTACTTGAAGACGATGAAGAGTTGGCAGATGATGAACTTGAATTTCTTGACGGTGAAGAAGATTTGTCAGACGATGACGATGACACCGAAGTATTATAA
- a CDS encoding CTP synthase, with product MTKYIFVTGGVVSGLGKGITAASLGRLLKNRGLRVTIQKFDPYINVDPGTMSPYQHGEVYVTEDGAETDLDLGHYERFIDINLTQDNNVTSGRVYFSVLNKERRGDYLGGTVQVIPHITNEIKERLMRAATEDTDVVITEIGGTVGDIESLPFLEAIREMRREIGREHVMYIHVTLIPYLRLAGEVKTKPTQHSVAELRSIGISPQVIVCRTEVPLSDEVKRKIALFCDTEQEAVVEAADAETLYDVPLKLQEQGLDDYVVRYLGLECGAADMTEWKALVQRIKGIHQTVHIALVGKYVALRDAYLSVAEALFHSGIENGTNVEIEWISSEELTQENADELLSKVDGILVPGGFGDRGIEGKISAIQYAREHDIPFFGICLGMQMAVVEFARNVLGYEDAHSSEINELTTHPVIDILPDQKDLEHLGGTMRLGLYPCTIRKGSKAEQAYHMQEVGERHRHRYEFNNEYRGQVEEAGLLISGTSPDGKLVEIVELANHPWFVAVQFHPEFTSRPNRPQPLFRDFIAASLTYSKLSKK from the coding sequence GTGACAAAGTATATCTTCGTGACCGGAGGCGTTGTTTCCGGTCTGGGTAAAGGCATAACAGCTGCCTCGCTAGGACGCCTGTTAAAGAATCGTGGGTTGCGCGTAACCATTCAAAAATTTGATCCATATATCAATGTTGATCCTGGAACGATGAGTCCGTATCAGCATGGTGAAGTATATGTAACGGAAGATGGGGCAGAGACTGATTTAGATTTAGGTCATTATGAGCGATTTATTGATATCAATTTAACTCAAGACAATAATGTGACATCGGGTCGCGTATATTTTTCGGTTCTAAATAAAGAACGCCGCGGTGATTATCTGGGTGGAACAGTTCAGGTTATTCCGCATATCACCAATGAAATTAAAGAGCGATTGATGCGCGCAGCGACTGAAGACACAGATGTAGTCATTACCGAGATTGGTGGAACTGTTGGCGATATTGAAAGTTTGCCATTCCTTGAGGCCATTCGAGAAATGCGTAGAGAAATTGGCCGCGAACACGTTATGTACATTCATGTGACGTTGATTCCCTATTTGCGGTTGGCAGGAGAAGTAAAAACAAAACCCACGCAACATAGTGTAGCTGAGTTGCGCAGTATTGGAATTTCACCGCAAGTCATTGTGTGTCGGACAGAGGTACCTCTTAGTGATGAAGTGAAACGAAAAATTGCGCTATTTTGCGACACAGAGCAAGAGGCAGTGGTGGAAGCCGCCGATGCAGAAACACTGTATGATGTTCCGCTCAAGTTGCAAGAGCAGGGCTTGGATGATTATGTGGTGCGCTACCTTGGATTAGAGTGTGGGGCAGCTGACATGACGGAGTGGAAAGCGTTAGTTCAGCGCATTAAGGGGATTCATCAAACGGTACACATTGCGCTTGTGGGTAAGTATGTAGCACTTCGCGATGCTTACTTAAGTGTTGCGGAAGCACTATTTCACAGTGGTATTGAAAACGGAACAAATGTTGAAATTGAGTGGATATCTTCAGAAGAATTAACACAGGAAAATGCAGATGAGCTACTCTCTAAAGTGGATGGAATTTTAGTGCCTGGTGGATTTGGCGATCGTGGAATCGAAGGGAAAATCTCGGCGATTCAATATGCGCGCGAACATGATATCCCCTTCTTTGGCATATGCCTTGGTATGCAGATGGCAGTCGTAGAATTTGCACGAAATGTACTTGGCTATGAAGATGCGCACAGTTCGGAGATCAATGAGCTGACGACACATCCGGTGATCGACATCTTGCCTGATCAAAAAGATCTTGAACATCTGGGTGGAACGATGCGACTGGGATTGTATCCTTGCACTATTCGCAAAGGTTCGAAGGCAGAGCAAGCGTATCACATGCAGGAGGTTGGTGAGCGTCATCGTCATCGCTATGAGTTTAATAATGAATATCGCGGACAGGTTGAAGAAGCTGGTTTATTAATTAGTGGCACTTCTCCTGATGGGAAACTCGTGGAAATTGTTGAACTAGCAAACCATCCCTGGTTTGTAGCGGTGCAGTTTCATCCTGAGTTTACCTCGCGTCCGAATCGTCCGCAGCCATTATTTCGTGATTTTATCGCAGCTTCACTCACTTATAGTAAATTAAGTAAGAAATAA
- a CDS encoding response regulator: protein MKIIVVDDQFGIRLLLQEVLGRDGYDVICTENGPEALLIISEEQPDLVLLDMKIPGMDGIEILTNIRKFHPDLRVVMMTAYGELDLVKEAAALNAIGHFAKPFDIDELRAFIAQLIGVPGNDGGLQSTEVQFN, encoded by the coding sequence ATGAAAATTATAGTCGTAGATGATCAGTTCGGCATTCGGCTACTCTTGCAAGAAGTACTAGGTAGAGATGGATATGACGTGATTTGTACGGAGAATGGCCCAGAGGCACTTTTGATTATCAGTGAAGAACAACCGGATCTAGTATTGCTTGATATGAAGATTCCAGGTATGGATGGCATAGAGATTTTAACTAATATACGCAAATTCCATCCGGATCTTAGGGTAGTGATGATGACTGCCTATGGAGAATTAGATTTAGTGAAAGAAGCGGCTGCTCTTAATGCCATCGGACATTTTGCAAAACCGTTTGATATTGATGAGTTGAGGGCGTTTATCGCGCAATTGATCGGGGTGCCGGGAAATGACGGAGGATTACAATCAACAGAAGTACAGTTCAATTAG